The genomic interval CCGGTAATATACCATGAGTTGAGAGCATATTGAGGTAGGACATCCTATTATTTATGACATGTAGGCATTCATTCGGTTTGGGTAGGAGATTTATGTTTATGTCTCCTGCAATAACAATGTTATTAGAAGATTTGATCTTAGTTAAATGATGACTTAAAGAGTTAATAAAATTCTCAGGATTTGAAAATGATGGGGAGCGATAAATTCccagtattattttattttgtatatcaaTCTGTAGACATGATGCATTATTAAGTTTTACTTCAGTTATTTTGGGTTTTAATGAAGATTTTGCATAGATGACGACACCATCGTTCTGATTTATACATGCTGTAGAAgatttagaaatataattatttaattgggGTATGGGTTTATTCGAAGCAAGGCGGCATTCAGTGAGGATTATTACGTCAGAATCGAAGGAAAGTGAAGAtaagtttaacataaaatcatcaaaattgcAATAGATGCTACAGATATTTTGCGCAACTACAGTAAGATCAGTTTTATTGACTTTGCAGTGTTTTTCCAAATCTGTTAAATCGCATGAGATTGTGTTTGCAAATACTAAATTGTCCATATCTGTAATAGTTTGAGCTATATGATTGTTGCCCAGTGTTTGTTCACCCATAATTATAAGTAGGTGGTCTGAGTATTTTCAAATGATAGTGGTTAATTTGGAACAGTGTATACATCAAGAAGTAATAATTAGTAGGTAAGTCCATAGCTGCATAAAACAGGTTATAGATGTTACttagtacaaatatataatagaaaGTTATACTatagtatttatacatatgatACAAGGATAtgcaattatataaatatatatttgaaacatACATAGGATAATACATCATATATGTGTACACATAGCGATTCAATCTATTGTTTAAGTTATCAAACAACATAGGCAaaatgagaaatatttttccaacattaattttcaaactgtgttttattattttaggtaaaataagtataataaagtcAGACATATCTGTCACAAAACCTATACTTCCATTAGAATTCAAGTTCTGTAGGTAATAATTCTGTGTACATATGTTTTCAAACTGGCATAAACGGTTGAAGTAACAAGTACAACATATGCAAGGAACAACGGAACACAACAAGAAGGCACacataaaaatcaatacaCATAGTCAATCATTATTTAGTAGGTTTTGGATTTGCTGTTCATATTTTATCGAAATTACAGGTGAATGTTCATCTTTTCGAATATACACTTTGCCATAGGCAGTCCAGCAAAACTTATATGACTTTGATTTTGCAAGGTCAcgtgaaagaaaataaagacgCGCCGCTTTAGCCGTCAGCTgctcacaaataaaaatcggTATATCTTCATCCGTGTGGAATCCCACATGTTTCGCAGATAGTTTTgtcttttgttttaagttaaatGCTTTACATGACCTTAGTAAATCGTTCTTAATAAGCGTCGAGGTGGTTTCTACAATAATTGGTGAATTTTTGGTTTTGCTATTTTTACTTCGCACTCTGTAAATGTCACGAATATACGATTTATTTATCGTGGAGCCCACTGTGTTCGACAGGTTAACTACCATATTTACCAAATCATCCTTTGATTCATTCGGCTTATTGGGAACGTTTTTCATCTCGAAGTTAGCCTTCCTGCCGTCCTGCTGCATACCCTCCAGTCTATCCTCCAGCATTGCAATATATGTTTGatcttcttttcttttcttttctaaagtttcaattttcattttaaattcttcATTTTGTTCGGACAAAAACGAGATTAAGGTCTCAATATTGGAAGTTGATTTCTGAATTTCCTGTAGTGAATCCGAATGTTTTCTAAATTCCTTCTTTTGGGTGTCGAGCAAGGTAGCGTACATATTTAGCATTTCTTCTCTGAATGCAGACAAATCGCAATTGGCATCATCTTCTCTCCTTCTCTTTGATCTCGtcataacataattattatttggtgGTGTGTTTGATATAGATTCGCCTTGAAGTCCTATTCGGTCCACATCTGTGTCAGATAGTGATTTGTTTAAATTGGTATCCATTCTTTTTgccataacaataaatttaattgacaGTGACAAATATAAACACAAGTGACACTGACAGATGACGTAGCAGTGCACCGAACCCTCAGAGACCGAACCGCGCGGAATCTTGTATGCGCTGAGTGAATAGTAGCGAACGAAGCGACTCGTCGCGTCGCGCAGAGGGAGACGAAAAATAGCAACTGTCTCTTATCGCAGGGAAGGTGAAGTAGGTCCCCGCGCAGCCACAATAGCACACAGTACACCGCGAGCAAATGAATGgagtaatttaatatttaccgCTATTACGGGAGATTCGCACTTAACACACAAAGAATAGTAGATAAAATCGTCTGTACTTTAAGAGATTAAAACTCAAATTAACAGCAACACGTCTGCTCACAACCACAGTCACGGACGAAGAGGATCTATTCTAAAAGCGGTTGttagtttgtatgtttgagaGGGGTAATAGCCAAAGATaccaaactaaataaaaaaaaatattccaccaTTAGCTATAAATCAATTTCGGATGAAGTAGCTTTCAaaacatatgtttataaattagttaggtattatatataaattagttttcagaTGTATAATGTAGTAACAAACTAAAGCATACCGAAGcggtatttttgttattacgaCCACATATCACGGAAATATCTACTTGATTGCCATTATGTTATAGTTTATTGCTATTTGCCACCTAAAATCCCTTTTCCTTGCCGATGCCGATAATGGGCGCCGAGCCTAAGGTATCTGTCATCCTGGAAAAAAGGAATGTTCCCGAGGGGTTGTTTATGAAAGACAATGTGCAGAGTTAAACCACAGGAAAagcaatttaataatttagcgTCTTTGTTGCTAAGACAGCGTAGTGAACACTTATAGGATTTCCTTTCTCCAGgaaaaatactgttttattagGGTTTGCTATAAACAACAATGTGCGTGTGAGCGAATCCACGGGCAACAGCTGGCAggtaataaaagtatttgtgCGATAACGAACgacggaaatatttttttctttatttcaaagTTCAAGACCGCATGTCATTATGATTCATCGTATCACTCATCTGCATGTAGAAGTTTTAGTGCACGGTAAATAATAGCTTTTATGTAGATACAACACAActgttttaaactttgaaatttaaatatcaaaccTTATGATTAAAATCTTCTAAAAATTGCAGTTTAggcaaaatattacatgtgtTCGCATAAAcatagtatttaaaataaaatattatctaccaTGCCAATTTTATGTCTATTTAACCGCTGtacaaaatacacaaatattcatatcatatacatatataaaattgtcgTGTCACTATGTctgttcccgtactcctccgaaacagcttaaccgattctcatgaaattttgtgagcatattgagtctGGGAATGGGCCaacatctcttttccataccctttagtgataagggttgtccattcttaattttctttttacatagaaattacttatatattatttttatggcaaaacaacgtttgccgggacagctagtaattaatttaatttaatttaaaaaataaataaaattaaattgcttCATTCATTTGTGAGCTATGATTTCACAGATAGTCAGACAGACACGTCAAATTAAAAACCCCTCTTTTTCCGTCGGGGGTTTAAAACGATGTTGAAAATATGGGACATTCGATGTTAAGATTTTAGGATGTCGTGATGAAATTGATTGTCGTGAGAAATCGCACCGGCAACTTAAGTACAACGTTTGGACAATGTATAGTCATCAATATATAAGAGGCTAATGATGTCGTTACTTTATTAGGATAGATTGCAATGTTCATAACAACGCAATTATTAccggaaataaaacaaaagcattacatttgttaatttttattaaaaatagttcTTAAGACTAGATtaggtaggtaataaaaaatataaaccgtTTAACAGTCAACCCAttggtaaatacatataaccaaTACTCAGTTATAATAAGCACatttttgttacttataaaatttcatcaatatgattaaaactaatttttaaagtctttTCAAAAGACTCTGTATACCCTGTAAGGGCTAGaattgattatatgttatggcttaaaataattttgagtgAAATGCTTAACAAAATGCATATTATCATCTAAAAGTGAAGTTGATAATTAACCTCATTGCATTTATTGTCCATGGGAacagttatttaaatttaaattattaatatatataataacagcAATTGCACATATTATTCTAGGTGTAGGTCTCATACATAGttccaattaaaattaattactttcgTACTACCTAATGTTAACTCTTACAACTTATACAACTTACAAACACAGTGTTCCTTTATCTTTCGCTTGATTTTCCGGAAGCTTATTAAAAActctaaatttaaacttacattataataatgaaaaaaatatatatacattaaagTTAATgtgaacataaaataacagtGTATGAGCAGTATTTGCTTTATATGCCTAAAAACAGTATTTCGCTTTAAATTGAGATCGGGACTATTAACAGTGTAttgtatatactcgtaatagaataaaatatggtTAACAAGATTATTCCtagctattatattatacacacTTCATTTCCTCTCACGAGTATAGctctttaaattatatataacttttatttacaatacaagCGGAACAGTCTACACCTTGTGATTCTGTACAATCAACAATTTGGAAGTAAATGCTAAGGGTTGGTAAAAATAGTCCCAGTGtccgaattttaattttagctaACATCCTACTATTTGTGACCAAGTCACAGAAAAATTGCTTCACCCTGTCTTTTCTGCTTTCCTCTTCCTCTTCTGCAGCTTTCCCTTTACGTCGTTTCTCTTTTCTTCTTAGAAGATTTGTCCTCATGCTTCCTTGCCTTCTCTTCTTGAGATTGTGGGGCTCGAGCTAGCTCGGGTTCTTATTTAGGAGATGGTCTATGCTTATGTGGTTTTGGTGGAGGATTCTAAAATGTTTCTGTTGGAACATGGATTTCCATTCGTTCAATCACTGCAACTGGTTTTAGATTCACCTCCTCacgcttattatttttttcttaactggACTTTATTAGTAGTAACAGCTGTTGCACTGTGGAGCGATCCAATGAACACAAGTCGATGTTCAATGTGTCAGTAGTAACTTGATACCGTCTAGTTTCTGCTATCAAATTGACCACTCGTTCAAGTTCTTCATTATTTTCGATGTTCATGATCTGTTCTTGCAGGTCACGCAGCTGCTCCATGTACTCAGGAGACAGATCCCCAGGTTCAGCATTCTCACCGAGGCTACTGAAAACATCATTTTCTTGGACATTGGTCTCCACTAATGCAGAACCActactttttcttttcttactAGAGCCTACTAGTAGCATAATCTGCTGCACTGTGGAGCGATCCAACGAACACAAGTCGAAGTCTAATGTGTCAGTAGTAACTTCATACCGTATACTTTTTGCTATCAAATTGACCACTTGTTCAAGCTCTTCGTTATTATCAATGGTCATGATCTGCTCTTGCAGATCACGCAGCTGCCCCACGTACCCAGGAGACATATCCCCAGGCTCAGCATTCTCACCGAGGCTACTGAAAACACCATTCTCTTGGACTTTGGTCTCTACAAATGCAGAACCactactttttctttctttactaGAGCCTAGAACTAGTAGTAACAGCTGTTGCACTGTGGAGCGATCCAACAAACACAAGTCGACGTCTAATGTGTCAGAAGTAACTTCATACCGTTTAGTTTCTGCTATCAAATTGACCACTCGTTCAAGTTCTTCATTATTATCGATGGTCATGATCCGCTCTTGCAGGTCTCGCAGCTGCTCCATGTACTCAGGAGTCAGATTCCCAGGCTCAGCATCCTCACAGAGGGTACTGGTAACACCATGCAGCACTGTGAAGCGATCCAACACGGCCAAGTCACAGCAAAATGACTCACTGGTTTCAGAACCACTATTCGTATTATGTGGAGCATCTGTGTCTATTTTAGCCATTTTTCTGCTTTCCTCTTCCTCGTCTGCAGCTTTCCTTTTACTTcctttgttttctttcttaGAAAACTTAAAGCTGGATGCACTACTTGGTCGAGGTTGGCTTGGAGGGGGGCTGGGCGGTTTTCTCACTGGACTGACACATCTTTTTTTCGCCGGCTCCGGCGAAGATGGCCTGTCACTACTCTTTTTATTGGATTTTTCATTTGTTGGTCCACGTTTTCCGCTTAGACTTTTGATTTTTTCTGGTTTGGCATCTTTATAGTCAGATTTTGATATTTCTTTCTTATCGAGTTTGGCCACTGTAGCCGTATTTTTCTTTGGCTTTTCTTTATCTtgttttacctttattttttctgatcTAGCTTTGTAGCCATGTCTTGACGTTTTATCagaaattgaagattttttCTTAACAATTTTCAATGTGGCCGTATTTTTAACTGGCTTGggtttctctttttcttcctttgtcttaaatttttccgatttaccttttttgtaattttcattttttaactttttatcagaatttgaacattctttttttctcgGTTCGGCTACTATAGCCGCATTTTTCACTACATTTTCGTGATCTGAGGAGACTTTAGGAGATATTAGGATAGGTGTTCCAAATAAAGCCtcaaaactatatattttctgAGTTATCTCCTTCTGTTGTTGAGCCTTTTGTTCTTTAACATTATTCAATTGCATTTTAggtttctctttttcttcctttgtctttaatttttccgatttaccttttttgtaattttcattttttaactttttatcagaatttgaacattctttttttctcgGTTCGGCTACTATAGCCGCATTTTTCACTACATTTTCGTGATCTGAGGAGACTTTAGGAGATATTAGGATAGGTGTTCCAAATAAAGCCTCAAAACTAGATATTTTCTGAGTTATCTCCTTCTGTTGTTGAGCCTTTTGTTCTTTAACATTATTCAATTGCATTTTAGGTTTACTGACCGTTCGGGGCTTATTATCTCtgattttatctatacatttaTTCTCCTGGTCTGGGTTTAAGTAGAAGGAGttattaggtacatacattcCACCTCCTTtcaacaatttgtttttgaattcATTATTTGGGTTTTGGAATACATATCTGTCTTTGAGAACTCCACTATTGTCCAGAGTCAGGTCATACATAAATGATATCTTCTTGGGTGTTTGTTTATTCTTCAGAAAAATATCAATGGGAATTACGAACCCACCATAACCGGACTCCTTGAGAGAGAATGGTGGTTGTTTGacaactgaaaaataaaaatgaaatagttaagaaataaatttcgaATAAGCTTAAAACAAAACGATGCAAGTATAAAATTCAtgaacttaaaattttcattgacAGATTCAGATAATTAGATCAACGCttcgaaagttatcgcgatacaaacatacatacacacgtatttaaaaaaatatattttggtccaaaattgattgaagaataattataaatgcgaaagtttaaaatgaaaagattttgatgaaattaggtACACAGGTAGAATATAATCTAGAATAAAAtgataagtactttttattccgaAGTGCCCACGGGAGTGAAGACCCAGGGCGCAGCTAGTGAAaggtaaagttaaaaaaataaaataaaataatcttaccTCTTTTAGGCTTATGAAAAGAACTGTGAAGGTTGAACACAACTTTTTCCACAAAGTGACTTATATCGGCACCTTCTTGCCCGCGCACGAAAATTTCCCAATCATGGGTGAATCCTTCGGGCGTTTCCTTAGAGCGCAATGTGGGCACATGaccaatttcaaaattcactttAACTGCATTCTTTGTTGGtctgaaaattaaagaaaaagcgTCAGTACAAAACGAACAGTGAACAATGTTCAGAAGGAAACTAACATAAGtacgatatttataaaaaggacaTTATAAGGgttaatcaaaaaaaaaaactgaattgaAATCGCTTCATCCGTTTGTGATCTTTgatgacagacagacacacagaCCGACAGACAAGTCAAATTAATAACGCCCCTCTTTTTCCGTCGGGGGTTAAAAATAGTGAGTAAGTGAAATCgaaaacaattaaatgaaaaataagtacttaccgGCAAAATGTTAC from Amyelois transitella isolate CPQ chromosome 16, ilAmyTran1.1, whole genome shotgun sequence carries:
- the LOC106136025 gene encoding protein ENL-like translates to MSQFRNDGCNKITPDVTFCRPTKNAVKVNFEIGHVPTLRSKETPEGFTHDWEIFVRGQEGADISHFVEKVVFNLHSSFHKPKRVVKQPPFSLKESGYGGFVIPIDIFLKNKQTPKKISFMYDLTLDNSGVLKDRYVFQNPNNEFKNKLLKGGGMYVPNNSFYLNPDQENKCIDKIRDNKPRTVSKPKMQLNNVKEQKAQQQKEITQKISSFEALFGTPILISPKVSSDHENVVKNAAIVAEPRKKECSNSDKKLKNENYKKGKSEKLKTKEEKEKPKMQLNNVKEQKAQQQKEITQKIYSFEALFGTPILISPKVSSDHENVVKNAAITKEEKEKPKPVKNTATLKIVKKKSSISDKTSRHGYKARSEKIKVKQDKEKPKKNTATVAKLDKKEISKSDYKDAKPEKIKSLSGKRGPTNEKSNKKSSDRPSSPEPAKKRCVSPVRKPPSPPPSQPRPSSASSFKFSKKENKGSKRKAADEEEESRKMAKIDTDAPHNTNSGSETSESFCCDLAVLDRFTVLHGVTSTLCEDAEPGNLTPEYMEQLRDLQERIMTIDNNEELERVVNLIAETKRYEVTSDTLDVDLCLLDRSTVQQLLLLVLGSSKERKSSGSAFVETKVQENGVFSSLGENAEPGDMSPGYVGQLRDLQEQIMTIDNNEELEQVVNLIAKSIRYEVTTDTLDFDLCSLDRSTVQQIMLLVGSSKKRKSSGSALVETNVQENDVFSSLGENAEPGDLSPEYMEQLRDLQEQIMNIENNEELERVVNLIAETRRYQVTTDTLNIDLCSLDRSTVQQLLLLIKSS